One Nicotiana tomentosiformis chromosome 1, ASM39032v3, whole genome shotgun sequence genomic window, TTTTCCGTGTTATTTGACTGCGTTTATGTCAGGTTGTTGTAAGAGAGTTTACCTGTAAAACGTTGATAAGGTTCTTCCTGTTTTTGTTCCTGTTCTACATTTTCCATTGGCTGCTTGCATGTTTCTCTTTGTTACAGTTATTAAACTAGCTTGTTATCCTGATCGAACTGTACAGTTTTTGTTACACTGTTTCTATTCACCTTGGGGTACTTGTTCAAGTCTGATAATGTGATGTTTCATGAAGTCAGAAGTCTGCTATATTAACTAAATAATGTAACTACGTACCTGTGTATTTCAAGCATCTTATACTGCATATTGTTTATAGGTGATTGCAAAGCCTGGTAGTGTGAAAACGTACAAGAAATTTGAGGCAGAGATATACGTACTAACAAAGGATGAAGGTGGTCGCCACACTGCCTTTTTCTCAAACTATAGGCCTCAGTTCTACCTGAGGACTGCTGATATTACTGGTAAAGTGGAGTTGCCTGAAAACGTCAAGATGGTTATGCCGGGAGATAACGTTACTGCTACTTTTGAGCTGATATCTCCAGTTCCTCTTGACGCAGGTCAGTATATTCTGTAGCTCCTTCGCGATTTTGCTTCTCTGTTGAGTAAAGGTTCCTCCCAATTGCTGTAGTTATTCTTATTTTTCTCCCCTTGGAGTTgcatagtttataatattttgaaatggcCATTATCAATGACAAGGTGTACCTCTATTTTAATGAGATCTGAAGATCCTTTTGGGCGCCttatattgacttatgtattttTATGATAAAAAGGAGATCATCACCTTACTTGGGTCGCACGTACATTGCCTTCAATCCTGTTTCTTCTTGCTAATGTGGTAGTCAATCTCACATGAACTGGCACCTTGTCTTGCTGCTTGTTAAGTTTCCTTCCTGTTAACCGTGATGTACATCGAAATCCATTTATTACATAGCTTTTTTAATTTAATTGTGCCTATAAGGTGCAAGATTTTGGTTTATATTGCAACTTAGCATTgaatcttttttcttcttttcccttGGTTGGTCAAAGAGATTGTTCAAGAAACTGGAGCCAGATGTTTCTGTCATCTTTGAGTCTAGAAAATTAAAATGATACATTCAGTGTCATTGATTATATGGTTAGATGGCATCGGACTTGCGTTCGTTTTGATTTTGAGTAAAATTGTTCTCCTGCCCCACGTGTATCAAATGCTGAGTTAGAGCATACCCAGTTTGCGAGGCTGCCCTTTGGCTGCATTGTCGTTTTTGTTTAGAAGTTTCCACGTGCTTCAATCCCATCATAGGGTCATGTGAAATTGTATGAATGCCAGACTCATATTATGCATGTTTATGTGTTTAAGGATATCTTAGTTTTCTTTGAGATCTGATTGTATTCATTGGTAAAATAAGTATTTCTTCGAGTCTCCTTTCTGCATTTAATTACGACTTCTCCTTGTAAAAAGAACATATTTGAATAGTAGGCATCTGATTGTTTCTATTCCATCTACCTGTAACTTTTCAGGACAAAGATTTGCCCTGAGGGAGGGTGGCAGAACGGTTGGTGCTGGGGTTGTTTCCAAGGTACTGAGCTGAGGTTCGGGGAAAATGCAAACTTATGTGTCAGTCTGGTTTTGTCTCAAGAGGGGTTGACGAAGGAAAATTATATTGCTGCTTGCGGAAATACAAGACACGTGACGATTGCTAATGTAGTCATCATTTGACGCAAATATTTTTTTCTGTTGCAATGTTGAGAGAATCCGTGTCTGTGAaattgaatatattggaggaaggAGTCCACTTTGTAGCATCTTACAGTTCATAAGCAGTAATTGCTCTAAATAATAAACATATTGGTGTAATGAACTATGGTTTTTTGCATTGACGAAGAACTGCATGCTAATTGTTGCGTGATACAATTGTACTATGCAATAATTCGCAATATCATTACGAGCTGTTTGCTTGCGTTCTCTCAGTTTTTCCGTACATGGCCTGTTTTCTACCAAAACAGATGAGACTTAAACTTACCTTGGCATCTATGCCGATATGTTCAAGTACAGGCAAGACTCTCTCATGATCTCCTTGCTGCTGCTGCTGATGGCAAAATGTTGTGCAGATGAAGGGTAAAACATGAATGCCACGTGTGATTTAGACATGAGTAGTGTAGTGATACGTTTTACTTGGTTTAAGCAACTGGTCTGAAATCCCGAAGGATTTTCAATCTTGCGTGTTACCAGAAATTTACGCGACAGTAGTGCAGAAGTGAGATGAACCTCCGACTTAGATTATCCAAAAACTTCTTGGAAGCCCTATATTGATCAGTGTTTTGATGTTTTTTATCTCAGAAAACGGGAATTGTATACAGTGTCATTGAATCCTTCATTGGAAGATCCCTTGATCATCTTGGCATCCAATTAATTAGTTGGATTGAGAAGGCAATCATGGTATTGTCAAGAATATATAAGCACAGCCTTTTGTGGCCTCAAAATAAGTTATGCAACTTCGTCTGAATGTATTAAAACTACGCTCCTGAGTATAATGTCAAAATTCTTTCTTATGGTCTCAATAGCTCAAAACTCTTGTGCTAGCTTTATTCAAATCATTTTACAAGACAATTTGCTACAACACAAATCTGATGAGCAGAAAAAGCTTGAGCTCTGTTACTCACTACGTATATCCAGTGCTACTTAAAATCCATTTCCTTCTGCTCAGATACTCCATTACAGTCGGACGTCCCAAAACCAGCTACCATTGATATCATCCCCGAGTTACCCATATTTTTACAGTCGCAAAATCTTGTGTTCTTGAAATCAAGCAAGCCTCAGCACTACCACTGCTAACAAAGTTGCAGCTCTGAAGTAGATTTCCTTCACATTTTTGTCCAGATTATTCATCATGTCCTCTTCTACCATATCCAACTTGCCTGGACTTCTGTTGATTACAACAACGGTGTCCCTCAAATTATTGACAGCCCAAGAGAGCCATACAAGTCCAAGGCCTAAACCAGTGTTCAACAGTTTAGGTGTAGAGAAGGCAATTCTTCCACAAGCTAGTTTGCAGGCAACAGAGAAAAGGACAGCTATGCCGGTTCCAGCAATGCTAGCAGAGAACTTGGTCAGAAAGTATGGTAGTTGAGGACCCGATTTCTTCAACGAAAGTATTGCAGATTTCCCATGCCGTTTCTTGTCAACCATTATGGACAAAAGGCTTTCGCATGCATGGAGATAATTGTTTCTGTAAATATCTTGCTCTTTAACTGCTTTCTTGTTGCTCCTTTTCTGGGTTGATGTCTGGTACTTAGTTTTTCGAGGACTGTAAGAAAGTATAAATATGTGAGAGAGGATGATGATTTTCCTTGTGGTGTCATAAAATAGAATAACACAAATGTAATGCTCATGCAACTGATTGCTGCTGAAATTCTTTCCTCCTATGAATACGCCAAGTACAGTAAACACCTCACATGGCTCAAATTCATTTTTAAAAAAGTAGAAAATTGAGATGAGGCTTCCTAAATCCTTGAATCCATTTCCCTCTTCATATGTGCAGTGATTATGAATACTTCCAGCAGAATTATGGAAGTCGTTGTGAGGTGGTTTTATTAGACCTTTCAAAGATACAGCTAACTGTCCACGGCCAAAAGATCATACATCCATCTGAACAATTGCTTCCATATTTATCTCCATAATAATAAACTCTTTTTTCTTAGTCCAATTAccttatttagctatttttcttttcttatttaacATATTCTGCTAACATTTGTTCTTTAAGTTTTGAGGTCAGCTTAGAGTTACCAGTCAAACAATCATCGAGAATGATCAAAAAAGTGAAACTTTAAATCATAGATTAAATGTATCTATGAATTAGATTTCCATATCAAAGTCACCATTAGATAAAAAACATAGCTAAGAAAACAAAGTACATGCGAAATTTAGCGTGAGATGCATAAGATACCTGCTTATAGATGCTGCATTCACGTCAAGCTTCTGAGCAGAACTTTCACCTTTAGCCTTCGACATCCTGCATCTGCACAGCAGACAATTTAACTTAAACCTTGAGGGGCTACAGTCAATCTATCAAACAAAGATGCAACATTTTCAGTATCAAGTGCCAATACTGTGATAGCACAGTGCTCacttgatgatgatgatgaagaagaagaagatggttCTAAACAAAACTTTTAGTTTGGTGAATAGCTAACCTCACTAGTCAGTGACTCAGCTATTTCTCGCATACAGAAATACAATTCTAGAGCAAATGACTGAAAAAGCACCTCTGGAGCCACTTTAAGCCTAGGTCAAAGGGGCAGAAAGCCAGTTGCTAATAGCACCCATTTGGTACATCCCCAATCTCACAAAATTGGTCATCCTTTGACCTTTTGTCTAACCAACTTCTGAAGCATAACATATCATGATTTCACCTCTCTAAACTATAGTTCAAACCACTAGACTCTGATAACTCCTTGACAAGTATAAAGCTGGCTCATTGCGCCTATCATGAAGCAAGCTTAAACTAGTTTCATTACATACAGATCGCAACAACTAGTAAAACACCTCCTACATTGCCCATCTCGACACACAAGAAGCATCTGCAAGGAGATGCAAGTCTTGAACCCTCAGCATAACACCTCAGGGTAAAAGGATTATTTTGGGCATGCAATCCTTTCCCATAGGATCAAATGGTTACATGCTGAGATTCTTATCTTTGCCTAATATAATCACCTCGGTTTTAGGGGTTCTAACTGAATTAGGACATCTCTACACTTCCAAACTAGTTTGTACACTCCTTTGGTTAATCAGTGCATATGCATGATCCTTTCCCATACTCCTTTGGCTATTATCATCTTGATAGCATCATTGTAATTATGACTTGGGACGATAGTAACTATGCCAAGTATATATCTGTTCATAATGGTAGAGGCTTTCCTTTTAACTTTCGAACTATTTCTCATTTAAAGTATGTGTGATCGTTGTTATTATTTCTCTTATATTTTACTGACACACTTCGTACAACGGCAGACCTAGGGCATGCAGGAGAGGAAAGAATGCATTTATGGGCTACACTgttcacaatcaagaatagtaaTAGTGTAATACAGAAGAGAAAGGCCTAACAAGTTCTATTTCAATAAGATGAACACATGAATGGGAAAAGACTTGTCAAATCCACCCAACTTAATAAAAACTTTAGATGAGAAGTTAAGCAAAAGGAAAACTATTGCTACCTGTCAAAGTATGGAACCAACATCGCTTGCTTTGTGCATTTCATTGAGTCCTTTGACAACGCTTGCTTTGTGCATTTCAATGAGTCCTTTGACAAGTAGAACTCAGAGATAATAGCAAGTATGTCCTTCATCTCAACCCTGGCACTAGCACCATTAACTAATAGAGGGCTATTAGAATGAAGTGTTTTCCCGAGTCCTAGGTCGCTTACCGCATTTAAAGGAGGCTCCCAGAGGTGGAGTGAACAACTTGGATAAACAAGAGATGGCTGAGACATAGCATCATGAGGCTGTTGTTCAAGATAAGAAGCAAATTGTTGTCGATGCATGTCCACCGCATGTGCCAGTGGCCCCACAAGATCAAAGAGCATAGACGTATCTATTCCACCGCTTTCTACATCATTTGATCCAGCCATTAGGTACTTCCAAATCTTCTCCTGCCTTGTGCATTGTTCAGCAATACCAAAGCTGAAGAGCACTGAGTTCAAGTGAGTGTCTGCGGGAAAGGATAGGGGTCATCAGCATATGCAGTATTTAAAAGATTTGAGTAGTTTCATGAACAATAATGGATTCAATCTAAGATCATCACGAAATTAAAACTCAAAATTTAAGAGGAAGTGTGAGCTATGAACCTTGCACATCTACAAGTACTGGCCGCCTAATAGTTGATTGGATTCTGACAAAGTGATTGCCCGCCAATAACATACTAATTGGTTTCAATAAGTCCAGTCTTTGATTCACCTTTAGGCTACCACAACTTAACTTCACCATATCTTGGTTTGCTCCAGGACTGGGAAGAAAAGGGAGACTTTCCTGCAATAAGAAAGAAAGGATACCATTTAAGTAGTTCGGGAGTCAATTGATCAGTGTAGACCACTCTTTACAAATCACTCATCATTCTTTAATAATAGAGACGAATATTTATCAGCAGAAGGGCTTGAGTACACAAGGAAGCATAAAATTAAAGAAGTTTAGAAATACTTAAGCGACTTCAGGTGCAAGTCACTTTGAACTCCAACATTACACCAGATCCATAAACGATTAAAACTCTAATTGCAATATGCTCCCAGTCCTAGGATTCAAGAACAAGATGATAACCACAGGATATCTTCCTTTAGAGCTGGATAATAAGTgcttcaacaacaatatttgaaTGCACTCCAGGCTTGAAGGAAGCAAGGAAGAAATGAAATAGCATTACTCATCTTTTCATGTCAACCATCTTAGCATATTCTGGAATCCAAAAGTAGAAGCACAATGATGTGTGTGTATATCATCACCTTGCTCTCAAGGACACACATGATGCTCTTTGCTGCCCTCTTCCGCATCAAGCAACCCACTCACGTCGTCTTTGAGGTTATCAATCCCTTCCAAGGCATGggacgagagagagagagagagagagagagagagagagagagagagagagagagagagagagggggggggagggagggagggaggtGCGTGTGCGTGTGTGTATTCCACCTTCTCTAGCCTTTGGTTGAGAGTGAAGAGACCTGCCTCCAACAAGCTAACTTCTTGTTAAGCGTGTTGGGGTTGGCCGCTTCCTTCTCTTCCCGTGGCTAGTATCAACCTCGGTCCCTTCGACAATATCCTCCCCATGGACAGCAGCTTCATCCCTCACTTTACTCGAGCCTCTCTTCTTAGGCTTCTTGGTTGAAGCCTTCTCACGTTCACGGTCAGTTAAGGTCACAACAATGCCCTCTGTGTGCACCCGCACATGTATAGTATAACAATAATTGTTAAAAATTTGAACATATATTAAGAGGTCCACCCGCTACCTTTAGATTCTATCCGCAATTTGACCCCGAAACTGGAACCGTGACTGGACTCATTAACATCATTTAATAACGTAACTTTCATAAAAGAAGGATGATCTAGATCGAACTACATCATCAGATCTTACTTGTTAAAGATAACCATAGTATTATCCTGTATCAAACAACATAACCCTAAGCCCAGAGGTTTGGGCAGCAACAAAAAGACATAAGAACACAAAAGTCAGCCACAATAAGAGAGCACATACTATCAATCAATCAACTTCGCCTTAATCTCAAACAAAGTTAGGGTCAACAATACGAATCCTCTATAATCATTCGAGCCTGAATCATACCAACACTACTTTGCTTATAAATACGACCAGCCAGAGTGAAAACTGATAAAACAATTGTTTTCACCAACACATATAACAATAACAACTACTAAGCCTCAGCCTGAAACAAGTAGGGGTCGACAATATGAATTCTCACTGACCACGTTACTCCATTTAAATCATCTCATGCCAATATTATGCAAATACAAATAATATACAAATCATTGCACCAACTAACACCAAGAAGAAAATCAAACACCTATAAATCATACAAAGTTGAAAGCTTTACCTTGGAAAACCTGCTTATGCCCTGTTCTGGAGGGAATAAAAGCCAAGGAGGATAGCCATGAGAAGCCATAAGACAACTTTCAGCCATCTTTGAGAGAAACCCAGTTCAGAAACCTCTTTGTCTAAAGTTTCTGATCCTAAAATCTCTCTTCTTTAAGCTTTGATTTTGATAGTCACAGCATATGGGGCTTATCCTGCTATTCACCGCAAGTTCCCTAAGATTTTATTGCAATTTGGTGGTTTTAGAAATTTGAAGCCTGCGGTGTGATTGGCCTTTGAGAATTTTGGTGGGTTACAACTTACATCTTTGGTTTTGGTTGGATTCTTGAATCAAGACAAGAATAATAGGTTTCGACTTTTTCTATGTTTTGGATTCTTCTGGGACCTTCGTCTGTGGTGGTAGTTTCAGCTACGTTAGAGTTCACCCGATTGAAAGATTGTTTGGTTTTAATGGGAAGATCACAGCCGCCAAAATTCTTAATCAAAGATTTCATAATTTGCTTACCACAAATCACGATAGCAAAGTAATCAAGTGATGTCCTTATCAAAGTCAAACAGAGTGTacagaatctgagatttaagatGGCTTAATACTTTTTGCAAAGTATATCATATTtgagaaaatgacaaaaatgatctCTTGTGTTTAGGGTAGGTTCAAAATAATTCCTTAAATATATTCATAAACTGTTTGGTCCTTCAAGTTTGTTATAAGTCTGCACTTTTGATCTCCgtcaaatatttaattaaatttaacAAAAATAGTGAGAATTAAGATTTAAccataaaaagcaaaaaaattcaGTCAAATCTCAAAAACTACAACATACACTAGAAATAGATTTAAAAAATATCAAAAGTTACACCTAAAAAGTTGCACCAAACTACATTACTAGATCAAAATAGCCGAAACTGAAAAAATAACACCTCTAAATATTAGTTCAGGTTCAATCTTTTTTTCATAATTCTTgttaaatttaacaactaaagtTTATTAAATATTTAACGGAGATCAAAAGTGTTTATTTTTTAGAAACTTAAATGAtaaaaaattctcaaaaatatatttaaaacatcAATTTGAACCTAACGCAAAATATAAcagattatttttgttattttttagataatttttaaagatttattttgtttgttgacgatatatattttctttgttatgTTAGTTAAAGAAAATGCAACATATATAATGGAACAATGTTGGGAAAAAAGTGCAATGGAAAGATAGGGGTGAATGAGATTGAGAGTTTTTTTTGTAATTTAGTTTTCAACTAGAGTTTCAGCAACAAAGTAGGAATTGGGTTGAGTTCGGCGAATAGATAAGAATAAAGGATACTCGAGGGACAAATGAGGTTTGCTCAGTTGGTAAAAGCACCTTCATCTACGACCGTTAAGTTTTGGGTTCGAGTCATAGTGGAGGGGAAGTGTGGAAACACTATAAATTCTTCTAATTTAGgaggaatttaaaaaaaaaaatacttaaggAAAAGTCTACCTTCTCCCTAGAACTGTAAAACCGTTTGGTCCCTACTCTTTTCCACCTCCATTAATGTCACCAACTGACCAAGAATTGATGTTGATCCTCCCAAAACCACCGGATATTCAACAAATTAATCCAACCAGGAAGATACCTCTTCCACTAATCCAAGCGAGGCAATAATTGCATCAATTTCTTCTTTCAAGGAAAAGCTACTAGTGAATGAAGAGGAAACAATATATCCATAACATATTTGCTTCCACTCCCAATGGACATTGAGATAACCGAAGCATCAACCCCACTAGTAAACAATACCCTTAAACACCTCATTAATGTCCCCATTAAATATAGAAGATAGGCACCAGATACGTTacacccatattttcgtacgtaagagtacgtcgtaagacaattgatgtaagctcagaaataagATCATTTTTAACGTACATaaggtaagttaatcatgttatctTGGagattacaaatctttaagattatgtataacaagtaccaagagggttgaaagacttagaagctaaacaaactgaagaaaataagtttcgtcgaaagttgacaagttgggaatattataacacaTACTCTTGGGATAAAAttagggtgtttaacatgataatgaggttatgttatgagttattttagtcgtatgatagtcgtgtattacgttttgaagtcaagagagttgtggaacaaaagttggcaaaggtcatcacaagttacattcataaatgtgctgaaaattagatCAAATATAGttacgattttctcccaatatacttggaatttgtTACACCCTGgacgtcccaaggtgacgtataatgaatatgagattttttaattatgatttaaatgagtgtaaagtcataatatgactatatatgatgtttggatatcaAATATAAAGTTTGAGAACAAtaggatttaagttgcggaaaaaccgactaaggatttgccatgTAACGAAACTTTTTGAGCAATAAATTTCGcatgctatatgaggtcttttgggacatattatataccaaattgaaggtcttggaatgtagtttccaacactctcaatcgttcattcatacgacgtccggataaaaagatataagcatttGAAGAAGggcaatgctagggtgccaagctagcacctctttgacttttcaaaagttgatatatatatataggttttaagtcatctttctcttcatttttcataGAAAAAGAACAGAGAACCCCCATAAACCTATCTTTAAActctctacaagggtttcaaagaagattaacatcccaaATACGAAATCAAAAGGCGATAATATTAGAACGATcactacgacgtaagtatcattataccgcctctctttttctttgtagtttgagttttggaatataCTTCATAGTTAAAAAAAATGCCTAATTtctatatttaagcttttaaatatcaagggaggttgataaatttatttttctaatatttagaactcacgggacggtgatcggaagccgtgagttctaTTTATTCCACTTTTAGCGgattgttttgtagtccactcatgttggcctcttatgctgctgatttatggagtttggaagtaTAAAGGGCGTAGAGaaacgccacatgtggtagggtagtgggtTGGTCGCTCGTCATTGCAGTCTCAGACTACTTGATAAcgtgttgattgggtgtgttatggtatatttgaggtttttgttgtattaaaggtcccgGATTGTAGTTAGGTTATTTtcgagttgctgattgtattgtgttgttgtctcacctatagtaggcttgagggagcaatAAAATCAGGGAAAATACTGCCCATTTTTTTTGTTACAGATTAAGTTACTTTTGTTATATAAATGAGAGAGTTATTCGTAACTTGACAATAGTTTCActgtcgttgttgtagattaaggtgcaacgagctgagtttagcattgttattggacagatttctataaggtatgttaagactatcccttctttccttttggcatgatccatatgatacaacgaaacgagcaaacacgcaactttcacaagtgactctattcttagaagtactagggttgcctatgttcttgattccccatgtgtcctattattatatcgtatgTTCATAGATCTCGGAAAATAcgtgtaagttgataaagtttatccgaaggcataatGATTTTCTAATATTCTGAGTGATCTTATTgccttacttcattatgcattgcattcatttatacatgtacattgacccatgaccagatggcgttatatacacgtatattatatgtacatgAGGTATTGTCAtgcccgacctcggggagcgtgaccggcacttaaccgagataacccggccgaccaagcctgttagatttctttctacccaaactcacccgtgaataaagaggagatatatTCTATTAATTAAACACTGGGAGGATTTTATAAACAACCCCAActccattaccattagttactatATTTTTAAGTCGCAAAATACAAACACTTTTATAATTCGAAGTGGAACATGTAATACACATACGGCATTACTAGCTTGACTTTCCtaataccaatacacaacccacactatgtctacggagcctctaatagatacaaaagattACAACGATAGTGTCGACAACAAGGTtacgactatacctcaaaacataatacacacgaAACAAAAAATgcacgaccccgaaatgaagtgtggCTCACCAGGTTAGCTGGgaaagagagtgtaccgctatcactagtCAATACCTcccgttgtggaaccacctgcatccattaaagatgcaacacccccggcaaaagggatattagtacatgtcgaatagtattagtatgaaaaccaaaacgtttattcaaggacttggaaatacaacatgaatatgatgaatcatggtaataataatagGGCTTAGATAGTCGTTAAAGTCAAAACGGATTTATTAAAAActtccaataacatttataaatttcaagtcggggatcctctgcaACCACCTTTACACAaaacggtcatgccgcctcaccccaatgtatgcaggtggtggtataaccacaataccacaactctacacaaggcggccttgccgcctcacccctatgtatgcgggtggaggtgtaaccacaataccacaactctacacaaagagaccataccgcctcaccccaatgtatgcgagtgAAGGTGTAATCACAACTTGGATTCTCAAAACGATAACAGTTTGTACAAAAGATTTCCTTTCAAATCAATCCATTTGGCACCTTTGGGCTTAACAAAAATATGAGTTCATAAGATTTCATCATATAAGAAATAAGTGTTTGATcatattgatttcatacaaggttttcttctcaaaaggggtataacataattaagtcataaTAGAGATCTTTAACACATGAGGGTTCAGACACGTTATGCAATTTGAGATTCAATTTACTAGCTTGAACATTACACCTCAACAGTgtttcaagttcgactacacaTGATGAAGTTTTACAAGGATTCGGGAATTtcgatactagaagaagagtttagccttcatacctcgaaagaTCTTTTCTTAGTGTAACAATAATGTCCCGACACTTCTAACTATGTTAATCTATAAAAGAGGGGAGAAATGCAAGCATGATTAGAGGAATTCGTATGGCAAGAGCTACTATACTGATTACCCAACCTTCCCTCAACTAATTCAAGAACACCACCACCCAATATGGTCCAACAACTTCCCCACATTTTCTgttagctcatgcatgtgataaatctaCCCTCATCACC contains:
- the LOC104094895 gene encoding uncharacterized protein, giving the protein MAESCLMASHGYPPWLLFPPEQGISRFSKESLPFLPSPGANQDMVKLSCGSLKVNQRLDLLKPISMLLAGNHFVRIQSTIRRPVLVDVQDTHLNSVLFSFGIAEQCTRQEKIWKYLMAGSNDVESGGIDTSMLFDLVGPLAHAVDMHRQQFASYLEQQPHDAMSQPSLVYPSCSLHLWEPPLNAVSDLGLGKTLHSNSPLLVNGASARVEMKDILAIISEFYLSKDSLKCTKQALSKDSMKCTKQAMLVPYFDRCRMSKAKGESSAQKLDVNAASISSPRKTKYQTSTQKRSNKKAVKEQDIYRNNYLHACESLLSIMVDKKRHGKSAILSLKKSGPQLPYFLTKFSASIAGTGIAVLFSVACKLACGRIAFSTPKLLNTGLGLGLVWLSWAVNNLRDTVVVINRSPGKLDMVEEDMMNNLDKNVKEIYFRAATLLAVVVLRLA